The sequence tataaataatgatgttggaaacataaataatgatgttgcaaacataaataatgacgatgaaaatataaataatgatgttagaaacataaataatgatgttgataacataaataatgttgTTGCGAATAAAATTGACGATATTTCTAAACCAAGCAgcgattttttaaatgataacaATAACGTTTCTAATATGAATAATGATGCCACAACTATTAACAacgatgaaattgaaaatacacAGACTTCGTCAGTTGACGATGGAAATATAGTGAATGATGTTTTGgttgaaaaaacaaatgaatcaGGTTTAGCCGAGAAATTCTCAAATAAAGACAGCAAAATTGATTCAGCAGATGTTTTTGAAATAGAAGTTGCTTTAGGTAGatctaaaattacattaatgtCCTACCACGCTATGGTGCCTAAAGGCGACGGAGATAGACATTGCTTTCTTTGTAGAAAAAATGTGGAATACGATCAGGTGAAAAATCATATTGATAGTGATTTGCATatggaaaatatgaagaaacacaaatttttaattgaatatggcgaaaattttattagacaGGTGAATAGTTAGCTCAATCACATATATATGGTATCGCCTCATGTTTTATATGTTAAGTTACTTTTttggcgacgggctagcaacctatcactaatctcaattcttattattaagccataaagATAATTATGGCATTTCAATCTTTGCGAGAATGTCTGCTCTgacaaccccgcaagggatatggacgtgattaattgtatgtatgtacttatatattgTTCTTCTATGTTTtgctatataagtatttattttatttaaaatatagaatcgttGAGTTACTATTTCGAGGCTTACTtatgtgtgtaatttgttgccatatgtatttatttatttaactcattaaatagtcattggtaagTAGTCACATGTAAAGGAAGTATCAAATAAAACTtcaacattttcattttcagaatactttattgtaccaCTGTGCGTTTTGCAACACAATATTGAGACGCGCTGATTTTAAAGCGCACTTAAACTGTACGTCACatgaaaataacaagaaattaatgtcatcatttaaaaagaagcaattaaaaaaatatatatgtaaagcCTACGAAAAGCAAAAAGAGTGCATATTCTTCCGCGAAAAGGAGACAGATATAAAAGTTACTCTGTCACtttgtaaaacaaatgatgaatctatagaaattttaaagcaaAACGAGTTTGATTTACCGCGCAAAAATGATATAGAGACAAAATCGAACGCGTCATCTTCTACCACAAATACTGAACCCAACGAAAATTTGAAGAAAACCCAGACTTATTCATCGTGCCTAAAGGCATTGATGTTTACAGACAGTCTTTCAACTTCCGCCACAAATGTTAATTCGAATGAAAATTCCAAACAAAGCGGGTCTAATTTATCGTGCGAAAAAGAATCACAGATTATAATAGACAGTCTGTCAACTTTTATCACAGATGTTGAATCCAATGAATGCGAAAAGGTATCAGAAATTGTAGACAGTCTCTCAACTTCTACCACAGATGATTCTAAAGAAAATTTGAAGCATAGCGAGTTTAAATTATCCCGCCAACAATTTGACATTGAAGACTGTATGTCaacgtcaaataaaaaattaaaacaaaaagaatcttTATTCTTCCATAAAAATGAACCAGAGGTCAACGCGAGCGTGTCTTCGTCCACACAGCTTATGTcgaatgtaaattttaaaaagaggaagctagtgatattgaaaggttacaatttaaaatacgCATTGAATTGGGAGGCGTGGCATGCGATTTCCAAAGTTAGAAATACTTACCAAAGATGTTCACATAAATGCTTATTATGCAGGGaccttttaaataataagaaagatATATATGTTGCAGTCAAAACTCTTAACCAGTCAAAAGTACTTTTGACTAGCAACAAAAAAGCTTTTTGGgtggtttacaaaaaaaatacctaacacTCGAAGGGTGATCGCTCGCTGCGCTCGCGATCACCCTTCGAACCTATCACATGCATGTCGCGTCTGAGAACAATGTCCGAAAAGAATACGACTACTTATTTGTTAGTAAGAGCGCGTACCTGCTTCATGCAGCAACGGTCAAAAGTACTTTTAACTGATTTTGCTAGTCAATAGTACTTTTGACTGGTTAAGTGCTAGTCAATAGTACTTTTGACTGGTTAAGAGTTTTGACTGtgacatatataatcacgttaatAGCGTAAAACATACGTGTAACTTAAGGCTGCCTTTTATGACTGAATATTTTCCTGATTTACTTAGacaggtaattattatttgttttatttttacttttatgaaaaatgtgccgtgtggttcccggcaccaatacaaaaaagaataggaccactccatctctttcccatggatgtcgtaaaaggcgactaagggatagactacataaacttgggagtcttttctaggcgatgggctagcaaccaagCTGCTtcgcttagtgatagaattgagattcaaatagtgacaggttgctagcctgtcgcctaaaataagaatcctaagtttataagactttccctttagtcgcctctttcgacatccatgggaaagagattgagtggtcctattattttcctactggtgccggaaaccacactgcacatcttttaaatattacaaacgaCGAACGATGAATTCAGccacctaaaaaataatataggtttttcgcaaatcccacagtaacttatagtttttaccatttctggacggcctctgtggcgcagtggtagtatacgcttgtctgtgacaacggaggtcccgggttcgaatcccggcccgGTTTGACACACCATCTCAAATATATTCGcgccataaaaaaatttacgacttctgtggcgcagtggtaatacgcttgtctgcgacaccggaggtcccgggttcgaatcccggccagggtacaatgagaaacgaactttctctgattggtctgggtcttggatgtttatctatataagtatttattattatatatagtatcgtagagttagtatctcgtcacacaagtttcgaacttacttcgaagctaactcaatctgtgtaatttgtcccgaatatatataaagatatgaACTTTATATAATAGTTAATCGAAGGCTCTAATATGTATACTGTTTTCTATTACAGATCGACGAATCAACCATCAATTGTGTTGTATGCAACACTGAAATATATaacatttgtaatataaattgtCATGTGTCAGgtcaaaatcataaaaataattttaaaatgtttttgacCAATAGCTGTGACAAAACTGGCTGTTTAGAAGAAGTTTTAGTACTATGATTTTGACATATCAAGATTTCTAATAtttacgtaaaaataaaaattaagaaattttataaaattcttagtTAGTAAAGCAAGTGgtgataacatttttttataacctaaattaagactgttggctttgtctatcccgcaagctATATAGACGTAATTCTAGACGTATGTAACGTATCAGTGGCGTAGCGTAGTGGGGGCGGCAGGGGCGGCCCGCCCCGGGCGGCACTTTTACGGGGCGgcaaaatttaacaataaataataaaaatattttgtaaatatttgaaccattttatatttttatcgcaaCTACAAATTCGGACCGATTGAAAGGAGCTCGGAATTTTTCATTGCTTATTTTGTGACGAATTCGGGGAATCCTTTCTCTTTGAATGATATTTTGTAGCGACTGGCAACAACCTCTATACTGGTTTGTGGGAATTCCCCGTTTATGACTAACAATCAGCGAGAATGACttctattacatatatattaagttCAATATAGCTTATTACACCTACGGGGAAGCCCCTTTAAAGTACGGGGAATTACGTGCTTTGACAAAGTTTGACAATTCAGAGAAAGTTTTATTGATGGATCGTCAGTTGTCCAATTCACATTGTCTCGTATTTTAACTATGTTACGCTTTCTAAATTGTGATTTTTGTGCAAATAAGTACGTGTAGTAGTGGTGAAATTATTGAACAACTTTTAACTGTGTgagtattaaatattatatttatctaattGTATGTTGGACTATCTGATATGTTTttcaaactttaattttttgaagtGAAAACTTCTTTAGCGGCGTTGAGCACTTTTTCTGTAATGGGTATAAAATCTTAAACTCGCGTCAGGACACGTGACCCTGATCGAAAAAGCGTAAGACGACACGTGACCTGATGTGGGCAAGCGCAGCGGCGGAGGGCGAGGGGGGCCTGCTGTTATATAGCAACCCAAatctaaaaaattacaaaaatcctGATACTTTTGATACCAGGCCCTATTAAGGGTTAATaaatttccaaatatttacttacaaatattCAAGTTTCTACCTGTTTATTAAGATCGAGTAAAAATTgcttagttttgtttacaactCTAACCTCTAACTTGtacatttatcatttaatatttttttattttagcatCAAAAATGAAAAGAGTAAAAGAAAGTGGGGCATCTTACCGTAATAAGAGAAGAGCTAAGTTGGAAAATATTAGAGCAAATGAAGGAGCTTTACTTAAATATGTGAAAAGTGTTATTCCTGAGACGTCAGATTCCTCGTTAGGTTTAAATTCATCACAGACAACTTCAAACTCAGAACAAGctgaaaaaatacaagaacTTGACACTGTTCCTAAAGATCAAATTCCAACAACATCTACTGCATTAGTGTCTCCATCTGTATGTCCAGACATGGACATGCATAGTTCCGAAACAGAGATTGATACAACATCAGCATTGTCTCTTATTCAATACCAAAATTTCGACGATATTGGAAAATGGCCTGAACACATAGACGACAATATCCGATTGCATCTCATTCAGCAAGGACAGGAAATTATTCAGCATATTGATACTAATTTTGCTGAAATGTCAACAGTAACACGCTCAGATTCGTGCTCCTTAAAATCAAAAGGAGAGACAAGACGGCTTACTAAGGAATGGTTTTACCGTACATTGACTAACGGCGAAAAAGTTTTACGTACTTGGATGGCTTATTCTCCATCTAAAGCATCATTATTTTGCTTTTGTTGTCGTTTATTTGAGAACGTAAATACACCGAATGGATCTAAATTTTGCTCATCTGATGGATTTAATACTTGGTGGAAATTAAATCCTAAGGTTTCAAGTCACGAATCAAGTGCACTACACATccaaaattattgtaaatggAAGGAGTTGGAGAGCAGACTTCAAAAAGGACAGACTATTGACAAAAAAGAGCAAGACATAGtggcaaaagaaataaagaaatggcAGGAAATTCTTATCAGAATGTTTGATATTATAAGATTCCTTGCCAAACAAAATTTGGCTTTACGTGGACATATAGAAAACGACACCAGTACCAATAGAGGTAACTTTTTAGAATTGGttaatttaattgcaaaaTACGATCCTGTACTTCGTGAACATCTTGTAAGGTCTAAAATGTGtggcaaaatttcaatcaCTTATATGTCACCACAAATACAAAACGAATTTATTGCCATTTTGGGAGATTATGTTCGCCAACATATCATCggacaaataaaaaaggctAAGTATTATGCAATTATATTCGACAGCACTCCAGATCTTTCTCATAAAGATCAAACAAGTCAGGTATTAAGATACGTAGTAATTGAAAATCAGGAGGTAAAAGTAATGGAATcttttatagattttattgaaactaaaGACAAAACTGCTGAAGGAATTTCAAAGATGATTTTGGACAAGATTCAAGCTGATGGCCTAGATATAAGCAACTGTAGAGGCCAAGCATATGATAATGCTGCTGTTATGGCTGGAAAGTATTCAGGAGTTCAGCAAAGAATTCAAGAAATAAACCCTAAAGCTGAATTCGTACCTTGCTCAAATCATTCTTTAAACCTAGTTTGTTTACACGCTGCCTCAGTTGAGGTGGATTCAGTAACTtttttcggcactttagaacGTTGCTATTCATTTTTTTCCTCATCGACACATCGTTGGGAAGTTCTGATAGCAGCTACAGGCAAAAGCTTAAAAAGGGTTCAAGACACGCGGTGG is a genomic window of Amyelois transitella isolate CPQ chromosome 28, ilAmyTran1.1, whole genome shotgun sequence containing:
- the LOC132901743 gene encoding zinc finger MYM-type protein 1-like, with amino-acid sequence MKRVKESGASYRNKRRAKLENIRANEGALLKYVKSVIPETSDSSLGLNSSQTTSNSEQAEKIQELDTVPKDQIPTTSTALVSPSVCPDMDMHSSETEIDTTSALSLIQYQNFDDIGKWPEHIDDNIRLHLIQQGQEIIQHIDTNFAEMSTVTRSDSCSLKSKGETRRLTKEWFYRTLTNGEKVLRTWMAYSPSKASLFCFCCRLFENVNTPNGSKFCSSDGFNTWWKLNPKVSSHESSALHIQNYCKWKELESRLQKGQTIDKKEQDIVAKEIKKWQEILIRMFDIIRFLAKQNLALRGHIENDTSTNRGNFLELVNLIAKYDPVLREHLVRSKMCGKISITYMSPQIQNEFIAILGDYVRQHIIGQIKKAKYYAIIFDSTPDLSHKDQTSQVLRYVVIENQEVKVMESFIDFIETKDKTAEGISKMILDKIQADGLDISNCRGQAYDNAAVMAGKYSGVQQRIQEINPKAEFVPCSNHSLNLVCLHAASVEVDSVTFFGTLERCYSFFSSSTHRWEVLIAATGKSLKRVQDTRWSARGDAVNMTWHHYKDILVTLEKLTEAGESLNTRTDAGALLVSMQSFSFLCFLGLWQPVLHEVNDAQKYLQTRGLDIRLCAQKVNALQMILTEKREEWANGAVGYAKDMCEELGISIKPLRRITRKHIFDDGTRDVNLSCENELRRKLFSSLDRVIVEIRERFQQLQNLTDKFAYLTPAILLDPDNTECNLDYASDEIDEQDFKLERLRLRTFVAATGNENKLINADSLELFKFIIKSKLEDTLPNILIMFRIFFTIAISNASCERSFSKLKLIKNYLRSTMGTLRLTNLAILSIEQEVCDAIDIDGAIKDFALKKSRRINF